A section of the Clostridium felsineum DSM 794 genome encodes:
- a CDS encoding anaerobic nitric oxide reductase flavorubredoxin: MSFKISDTVTWVGKIDWELRNFHGEEYSTHKGSSYNSYLIRDEKTVLMDTVWKPFSKEFLTNLKNEIDLNKIDYIVMNHSESDHSGALVDLMNEIPNTPIYCTKSGVKILKGHYHKVWNFVEVKTGDTLDIGKNKLTFVEAKMLHWPDTMFTYLSGENILFSNDAFGQHYASELMYNDKVDQAELFQEAIKYYANILTPFSKFVVKKIEEVVGFNLPVNMICPSHGVIWRDNPLQIVNKYMEWAKDYQENQITIIYDTMWNCTRRMAEGIAEGIKGLNKDITIKIFNSSKSDKNDIITEVFKSKIVLVGSSTINKGILSSTAAILEMIKGLEFKGKKAAAFGSYGWSGECVKVITEELSKAGFEIINEGIKELWNPGEDGLNRCRDFGKNVIGKI, from the coding sequence ATGTCATTTAAAATTAGTGATACAGTTACCTGGGTTGGGAAAATAGATTGGGAGTTAAGAAACTTTCATGGAGAGGAATACTCTACACATAAGGGCTCTTCATATAATTCATATCTGATTAGAGATGAAAAAACTGTACTTATGGATACAGTATGGAAACCTTTTTCTAAAGAATTTTTAACAAATCTAAAAAATGAAATCGATTTAAATAAAATTGATTATATAGTTATGAATCACTCTGAAAGCGATCATAGTGGTGCACTTGTAGATTTAATGAATGAAATACCTAATACACCAATTTATTGCACAAAAAGCGGAGTTAAGATACTAAAGGGACACTACCATAAAGTTTGGAACTTTGTAGAGGTGAAAACAGGAGATACATTAGATATAGGTAAGAACAAACTGACATTTGTAGAAGCAAAGATGCTTCATTGGCCGGATACTATGTTTACATATTTGTCTGGTGAAAATATTCTATTTAGTAATGATGCCTTTGGACAGCATTATGCGTCAGAGCTTATGTACAACGATAAAGTTGATCAGGCAGAATTATTTCAGGAGGCAATAAAATATTATGCGAATATTTTAACTCCATTTAGTAAATTCGTTGTAAAGAAAATAGAAGAAGTAGTGGGTTTTAATTTGCCAGTTAATATGATTTGCCCTAGTCACGGTGTAATATGGAGAGATAACCCATTACAAATAGTTAATAAGTATATGGAATGGGCAAAAGATTATCAGGAAAATCAAATTACTATAATTTATGATACAATGTGGAACTGCACGAGAAGGATGGCTGAAGGAATAGCAGAAGGTATAAAAGGTTTAAATAAAGATATTACAATAAAGATTTTTAATTCATCTAAAAGTGATAAAAATGATATTATTACGGAAGTATTTAAATCAAAAATAGTACTTGTTGGCTCATCAACAATAAATAAAGGAATATTATCTTCAACAGCAGCAATATTAGAAATGATTAAAGGACTTGAATTTAAGGGAAAGAAGGCAGCGGCCTTTGGTAGTTATGGCTGGAGTGGTGAATGTGTAAAGGTTATTACAGAAGAATTAAGTAAGGCTGGTTTTGAGATAATAAATGAAGGTATAAAGGAATTGTGGAATCCAGGTGAAGATGGGTTAAATAGGTGCAGAGACTTTGGAAAGAATGTTATAGGGAAAATATAA
- the ric gene encoding iron-sulfur cluster repair di-iron protein, which produces MVSNFKTSDKIGDIVTVFPGASNLFLEYRIDFCCGGNRPLKEAIKEQKLDENKILTLLNERYKEFQEKNEEFTDWAKEKPSKLVDYIEGTHHAYLKEELPRISELAFKILKVHGKNHEELFKVHKLINTLRTELEEHLVKEEELLFPLIKEYEVEKTNHSRERVLNLLNELEKEHTGAGDIIKELREVTEHYIAPKDACRTFELTYRKLGELEQNTFQHIHLENNILFKNI; this is translated from the coding sequence ATGGTTAGTAATTTTAAGACATCAGATAAAATAGGTGATATTGTTACTGTCTTTCCAGGGGCAAGTAATTTGTTCTTAGAGTATAGAATAGATTTTTGTTGTGGGGGAAATAGGCCATTAAAGGAAGCTATAAAAGAGCAAAAGCTTGATGAAAATAAAATATTAACTTTGTTAAATGAAAGATATAAAGAGTTTCAAGAAAAGAATGAGGAGTTTACAGATTGGGCTAAGGAAAAGCCAAGCAAACTCGTAGATTATATAGAAGGTACACACCATGCATATTTAAAGGAAGAACTACCTAGAATAAGTGAACTTGCATTTAAAATATTAAAAGTACATGGTAAAAATCACGAAGAACTTTTTAAAGTTCATAAGCTGATAAACACTTTAAGAACAGAGCTTGAAGAACATTTAGTAAAAGAAGAAGAATTATTATTTCCACTTATAAAAGAATATGAAGTAGAGAAAACTAATCATAGTAGAGAAAGGGTTCTAAATCTTTTAAATGAGCTTGAAAAAGAGCATACAGGGGCAGGAGATATAATCAAAGAATTAAGGGAAGTAACAGAGCATTATATTGCCCCTAAGGATGCTTGTAGAACCTTTGAATTAACCTATAGAAAACTAGGGGAATTAGAGCAAAATACATTTCAGCATATTCATCTTGAAAATAATATTTTATTTAAAAACATATAG
- a CDS encoding lipase family protein has product MRKKQKSTKQFFSLLMIMFMVASSIATIPVKAEKSKKSYKEKFSADNKNSENSKISTTNNTMQKQDTYDTTKDSDHDGLSDALEKIYGTNPNKSDTDSDGISDYIEIKLNLNPLKKDTDGNGINDGAEDTDGDGLSNLEEIKLGTDCTKKDTDGDGLSDGDEVKKYHTSPLLSDTDGDGISDGDEVRLGLNPLKACSDGVTKDSERKIKQNLSSNRIADSLKDNSNLCVPALSGALAKVLDNEVFLDEYNNDVLSKNRAVIGKPIKLETLLNKDSELKLSFSCGKFLANNDVSNLNKLAIYQYKGNRFIPLITTIDKKNKSLCTDISGEGVYFVLDSEQFLDNLGMNPLEKVKNHAKTKFSLQGIKKDTAINSNDNTSKLAVDDGTWVLLSDYQYVKLKGPVSPTSGTDSDGDGVSDYDELGAPVEENLTPAIEGLLQVNGVPKDYYSGKTSIEVYQYKSNPVLPDTDYDGKNDNVDSNPLDNSSSGTLHTDYADSKVSYTMDYRDFFQSNSSYSRNIGTISSLYSSVVYNGDNYSGMDIKAYMNDNGIYDVHDYNLADMYSDADLSEAYIGHRKVSYNGQTKEVIAVIVRGTNGTIQEWSSNFDIGTTDDYYKYPDWTVEDNHKGFDVAATRILRCLEQYENLGYTDKSVDTAYWVMGHSRGAAIANIIGARLEKESKNVYTYTFAAPNTTTASDAGSYVGIYNILNTDDLVPYLPMTAWKFTHYGKSVSTSIAKNYEKEWENLTGCKNEFGIVDYNNDAIGMDNTIKKLSDIMNNRNEAYEYTGSLNDMTIRNYGTSKESRENAIAKIPDNALPYCTITRYNGFLCAGWDFTVCQQPEYFMQVLSAFMANKIDAARFAVELNTAKRYEDAKIAIIRSGLGGIANPHYTESYYLLSTHTYASSFN; this is encoded by the coding sequence ATGAGGAAAAAGCAAAAAAGTACTAAACAATTTTTTTCCTTATTAATGATTATGTTTATGGTAGCTTCATCTATTGCTACTATACCAGTAAAGGCAGAAAAAAGTAAGAAAAGCTATAAAGAAAAATTTTCTGCTGACAATAAAAATTCGGAAAATTCTAAAATAAGCACCACAAATAATACTATGCAAAAGCAAGATACATATGATACTACTAAGGACTCAGATCATGATGGACTTTCAGATGCACTTGAAAAAATCTATGGAACAAATCCCAATAAGTCAGATACTGATAGTGATGGCATAAGTGACTATATAGAAATAAAACTTAACCTAAATCCATTAAAGAAGGACACAGATGGAAATGGTATAAACGATGGGGCAGAGGATACTGATGGTGATGGACTTAGTAATTTAGAGGAGATAAAACTAGGAACAGACTGCACAAAGAAGGATACTGATGGAGACGGTCTTTCGGATGGAGATGAAGTTAAGAAATACCATACTTCACCATTATTAAGTGATACTGATGGTGATGGTATTTCAGATGGAGATGAAGTTCGTTTGGGATTAAATCCATTAAAAGCTTGCTCTGACGGTGTTACGAAGGATAGTGAGCGAAAAATCAAACAAAATTTAAGTAGTAACAGAATTGCAGATTCATTAAAAGACAATAGTAATTTATGTGTACCAGCTTTATCGGGAGCTTTAGCCAAGGTACTTGATAATGAAGTATTTTTGGACGAGTATAATAATGATGTGCTCAGTAAAAATCGTGCTGTTATTGGCAAACCAATTAAACTAGAAACTTTATTAAACAAAGATAGTGAATTAAAGCTTAGTTTTTCTTGCGGTAAGTTTTTAGCTAATAATGATGTATCGAATTTAAATAAGCTTGCTATTTATCAGTATAAAGGCAATAGGTTCATTCCTTTAATTACAACTATAGATAAGAAGAATAAGTCTTTGTGTACAGATATTTCTGGCGAAGGTGTATATTTTGTACTTGATAGTGAACAATTTTTGGATAATTTGGGTATGAATCCTTTAGAAAAAGTAAAGAATCATGCAAAAACTAAGTTTAGTTTACAAGGTATAAAAAAAGATACAGCTATAAATTCAAATGACAATACAAGTAAATTAGCTGTAGATGATGGTACTTGGGTTTTATTAAGTGATTATCAATATGTTAAGCTGAAAGGACCAGTTTCTCCAACCAGCGGTACAGATTCAGATGGAGATGGAGTTAGTGATTATGATGAACTTGGAGCACCGGTTGAGGAGAATTTAACTCCAGCGATTGAGGGGCTTCTTCAAGTGAATGGTGTTCCTAAAGATTATTATTCAGGTAAGACAAGCATTGAGGTATACCAGTATAAATCGAATCCTGTTTTACCAGACACTGATTATGATGGAAAAAATGATAATGTTGATTCAAATCCTTTAGACAATTCATCTTCAGGGACATTACATACAGATTATGCTGATTCTAAGGTTTCATATACAATGGATTATAGGGATTTCTTTCAAAGTAATAGTTCATACTCAAGAAATATAGGAACAATATCATCTCTTTACTCTTCAGTTGTATATAATGGAGATAATTACTCAGGTATGGATATAAAAGCATACATGAATGATAATGGTATTTATGATGTGCACGATTATAATTTAGCTGATATGTATAGTGACGCAGATTTATCTGAAGCATATATTGGACATAGAAAAGTTTCATATAATGGACAAACGAAAGAAGTTATTGCTGTAATTGTAAGAGGTACAAATGGAACAATTCAGGAGTGGTCAAGTAATTTTGATATAGGAACCACTGATGATTATTATAAATATCCTGATTGGACGGTTGAAGATAACCATAAAGGTTTTGATGTGGCTGCAACCAGAATACTTAGATGTTTAGAACAATATGAAAATCTTGGATATACGGACAAATCAGTAGATACAGCATATTGGGTAATGGGACATTCAAGGGGAGCTGCAATAGCTAATATTATTGGTGCAAGATTAGAAAAGGAGTCTAAAAATGTGTATACATATACTTTTGCGGCTCCAAATACAACGACTGCTTCTGATGCTGGCAGTTATGTAGGAATATATAATATATTAAATACAGATGATCTTGTACCATATCTGCCAATGACTGCATGGAAGTTTACTCATTATGGAAAATCTGTTTCTACTAGTATAGCAAAAAATTACGAAAAAGAATGGGAGAATTTAACCGGTTGTAAAAATGAGTTTGGAATAGTAGATTACAATAATGATGCAATAGGTATGGATAATACTATTAAAAAATTATCTGATATTATGAATAATAGAAATGAAGCTTATGAGTATACAGGTTCTTTAAATGATATGACTATAAGAAATTATGGAACCTCTAAGGAAAGTCGAGAGAATGCTATAGCGAAGATACCCGATAATGCACTGCCATATTGTACTATTACTAGGTATAATGGATTCTTGTGCGCTGGCTGGGATTTTACAGTTTGTCAGCAGCCAGAATATTTTATGCAGGTGTTATCAGCATTTATGGCAAATAAAATAGATGCTGCAAGGTTTGCAGTGGAGCTTAATACAGCTAAAAGATACGAAGATGCCAAAATTGCTATTATAAGGTCAGGCTTAGGAGGTATAGCAAATCCACACTATACTGAATCCTACTATTTATTGTCTACGCATACTTATGCCAGTTCTTTTAATTAG
- a CDS encoding peptidoglycan-binding domain-containing protein encodes MKSLKLKALSLGIVSTILFSSSVFASTNNTKIQINKSDITTSQKVLVKNTTASKPRSSWDSRNASEILGSGGYIELGDEGTAVLQVQYRLQSAGFLPLIYTSVDGIFGQETYNAVRNFQSHYGLKVDGIVGWGTWNELLKH; translated from the coding sequence ATGAAAAGCTTAAAATTAAAAGCTTTATCTTTAGGCATTGTTTCTACTATATTATTTTCTTCTAGTGTTTTTGCATCTACTAATAATACTAAAATACAGATAAATAAATCTGATATTACTACATCTCAAAAAGTTCTTGTTAAAAACACTACAGCGTCAAAACCTCGCAGTTCCTGGGATAGTAGAAATGCTTCTGAAATACTTGGCAGTGGTGGATATATTGAATTGGGTGATGAAGGAACCGCTGTTCTACAAGTTCAATATCGTCTACAATCTGCTGGTTTTTTACCTCTTATTTATACTAGTGTTGATGGTATATTTGGACAAGAAACATACAATGCTGTTAGAAATTTTCAATCACATTATGGTTTAAAGGTTGACGGTATTGTTGGCTGGGGAACATGGAATGAATTATTAAAACATTAA
- a CDS encoding IS1182 family transposase, producing the protein MPVTKLHTKNYNQFNDNLQLILPLNLENLIPEDDSVRLLSYLLEGLNYKKLYKAYSSVGRKSAVEPKIMFKIISYAYSQNIYSSRKIEKACKRDINFKWLLQGFKAPDHATISRFRKKYLSNEVIEDLFYQQVNYLANEKELLFENVFIDGTKIEANANRYTFVWKKVIYKNEGKMFDKIAALVETINLENLKGFTIEKETLIDDINKILKWLLFEKDKRNIKFVHGIGKRKTAIQKWVEQLSQYKERQEKYNLSKKIFSKRNSYSKTDTDATFMHMKDDHMRNGQLKPAYNVQIAVDSEYITGVGIFDDRNDIATLIPMITNMQEKIGHKYVNVVADSGYESEENYLFLESNNQVPYIKPQTYEKWKKRSFKNDISKRENMKYHAKTYTYTCQSDRKLVPSYIIHRKSASGYTSEVTVYECENCDNCTLKSKCTRAKKNRKMQVSKTFIEKRKVSYNNIITELGTKLRMNRSIQVEGAFGVLKSDYEFKRFLTRGKSSVKTEFILLCFGYNINKLHSKIQNGRTQKYLHELKSIS; encoded by the coding sequence ATGCCTGTAACTAAATTACACACAAAAAATTATAATCAATTTAATGATAATTTGCAACTTATATTACCATTAAATTTGGAAAACTTAATACCAGAAGATGATTCTGTTCGTTTGCTAAGCTATTTATTGGAGGGATTAAATTATAAAAAATTGTACAAGGCGTATTCTTCCGTTGGAAGAAAATCAGCAGTCGAACCAAAAATCATGTTCAAAATAATATCCTATGCTTATTCTCAAAATATTTATTCAAGTAGAAAAATAGAAAAAGCATGCAAAAGAGATATAAATTTTAAGTGGCTACTTCAAGGCTTTAAAGCACCTGATCACGCTACTATAAGTAGATTTAGGAAAAAATATCTTTCAAATGAAGTGATTGAAGATTTATTTTATCAACAAGTTAACTATTTGGCTAATGAAAAAGAACTATTATTTGAAAATGTATTTATCGATGGTACTAAAATTGAGGCAAATGCTAATCGATACACTTTTGTTTGGAAGAAAGTTATTTATAAAAATGAAGGCAAGATGTTTGATAAAATTGCTGCGCTTGTTGAAACTATTAATCTTGAAAACTTAAAAGGGTTTACTATTGAAAAAGAAACTTTGATAGATGATATAAACAAAATTCTCAAATGGCTTTTATTTGAAAAAGACAAAAGAAATATAAAGTTTGTTCATGGAATCGGAAAAAGAAAAACTGCAATTCAAAAATGGGTAGAACAACTATCACAATATAAAGAAAGACAAGAAAAATATAATTTAAGTAAAAAAATATTTTCCAAAAGAAATAGCTACTCTAAAACTGATACAGATGCAACTTTCATGCATATGAAAGATGATCATATGAGGAATGGTCAATTAAAGCCTGCTTATAATGTACAAATAGCGGTTGATAGTGAATATATAACTGGTGTCGGAATATTTGATGATAGAAATGATATAGCAACATTAATACCAATGATCACCAATATGCAAGAAAAGATTGGTCACAAGTATGTTAATGTAGTTGCAGATTCTGGTTATGAAAGTGAAGAGAACTATTTGTTTTTAGAATCCAATAATCAAGTTCCATATATAAAACCTCAAACTTATGAGAAGTGGAAAAAAAGAAGTTTTAAAAATGATATAAGTAAACGTGAGAATATGAAATATCATGCTAAAACTTATACATATACTTGCCAAAGTGATAGAAAATTAGTCCCATCATATATTATTCATAGAAAATCTGCAAGTGGCTATACATCTGAGGTTACTGTTTATGAATGTGAAAACTGTGATAACTGCACTTTGAAATCAAAGTGCACAAGAGCAAAGAAGAACCGAAAAATGCAAGTTTCAAAGACTTTTATTGAAAAGCGTAAAGTATCCTACAACAATATTATAACTGAGTTAGGAACTAAATTAAGAATGAACAGATCTATTCAAGTTGAAGGAGCATTTGGAGTTTTAAAAAGTGACTATGAATTTAAAAGATTTTTAACACGTGGAAAAAGTAGTGTTAAAACTGAATTTATTTTGCTTTGTTTTGGATATAACATTAACAAATTACATTCAAAAATCCAAAATGGAAGAACCCAAAAATATCTTCATGAATTAAAATCCATTTCCTAA
- a CDS encoding histidine kinase N-terminal 7TM domain-containing diguanylate cyclase, with the protein MRNTYFLMILVISIIVLLVLAIKVLRNKNNDKVSLFFSIFLIIIIFRDVADAALFCFSTKSKVLINVLIFIREGTNPYVPIVLLFMCIAYVNSENNFFTFKYLRYLIIPIISTIMLLLNSRYHLFYREYNMDGSFTWGAYGLYIHIIYSYICILYGFYLLLKHSIKHSGFFSKQVLVFILGLLLPLVVNVRTAFIGNFTPDDSIIFSPISVILCWIAISRYGFFNIKPIALRTVIDNIQDSFIICDINLKIIDYNKSFENLFCSTKIKRGANIDVLREKISDNNLQIVDDVTKALKLGMEETFTHKLIFKLKEKCFQVQYTPIYEFNRRLGSILLLKDVTEYIKFTIELKRQNKEITELNSKLKFLAERDGLTGLYNRRYFNELFYNEMYKLQHYNNDDQIDIGISIIDIDNFKRINDTYGHIVGDEILKQLAEVITKNVRKEDVVCRYGGEEFVVIFMILSSKDMVCICEKIRKTIEKFDFYNSVSPNKPLHITVSIGVATYSEDYNGNKDDILKAADDKLYKAKNNGKNQVVS; encoded by the coding sequence ATGCGAAATACATATTTTTTAATGATTTTAGTTATTTCAATAATTGTATTGTTAGTTTTAGCTATAAAGGTACTAAGAAATAAAAATAATGATAAAGTTTCATTATTTTTCTCAATATTCTTAATAATTATTATATTTAGAGATGTAGCAGACGCCGCACTATTTTGCTTTTCAACAAAAAGCAAAGTACTGATAAACGTCCTTATTTTTATAAGAGAAGGTACAAACCCATATGTACCAATAGTGTTATTATTTATGTGCATTGCTTATGTTAATTCCGAAAATAACTTTTTTACATTCAAATATTTACGCTATTTAATTATACCAATTATAAGTACAATAATGTTATTATTAAACAGCAGATACCATTTGTTTTATCGTGAATATAATATGGACGGTTCTTTTACGTGGGGGGCATATGGGCTTTATATTCATATAATTTACTCGTATATATGTATATTATATGGATTTTATTTATTATTAAAACATTCAATTAAACATAGTGGTTTTTTTTCAAAACAAGTGTTAGTTTTTATATTAGGGTTACTTCTTCCATTAGTAGTTAATGTAAGAACCGCATTTATCGGCAATTTTACTCCTGATGATTCAATTATTTTTTCTCCAATATCAGTAATTCTATGTTGGATAGCGATTTCACGGTATGGATTTTTCAATATAAAACCTATAGCATTAAGGACAGTTATAGATAATATTCAAGATTCATTTATAATATGTGATATTAATTTAAAAATAATTGATTATAATAAATCCTTTGAAAACTTATTTTGTTCTACAAAAATTAAAAGAGGCGCAAATATAGATGTTTTAAGGGAGAAAATATCTGATAACAACTTACAAATAGTAGATGATGTAACAAAAGCTTTAAAGTTAGGAATGGAAGAAACTTTTACTCATAAATTAATTTTTAAACTTAAGGAGAAATGTTTTCAAGTTCAATATACTCCTATATATGAGTTCAACAGAAGGCTTGGAAGTATTCTACTTTTAAAGGATGTTACTGAATATATAAAATTTACTATTGAATTAAAAAGACAAAACAAAGAAATTACAGAATTAAATTCAAAACTAAAATTTTTAGCAGAGAGAGATGGGTTAACAGGACTTTATAATAGAAGATATTTTAACGAGTTATTTTATAATGAAATGTACAAGCTACAACATTATAATAATGATGATCAAATAGATATTGGAATATCTATTATTGATATTGACAATTTTAAAAGAATAAATGATACCTATGGTCATATAGTTGGTGATGAGATTCTAAAACAACTTGCAGAAGTAATAACTAAGAATGTCAGAAAAGAAGATGTTGTTTGTAGATATGGCGGAGAAGAATTTGTAGTTATATTTATGATACTATCTTCAAAGGATATGGTTTGTATATGCGAAAAAATTCGTAAAACAATTGAAAAATTTGATTTTTATAATAGTGTATCACCTAACAAACCACTTCATATTACTGTTAGCATTGGTGTCGCAACATACTCAGAAGATTATAACGGAAACAAAGATGATATTTTAAAGGCTGCTGACGATAAGTTATATAAAGCAAAGAATAACGGAAAAAATCAGGTAGTATCGTGA